Genomic DNA from Fusarium keratoplasticum isolate Fu6.1 chromosome 2, whole genome shotgun sequence:
GCAACCGCTTTCGAGCTGGCATACTGCGCTTGCTTAGCAGCGTTAGGGGAGAACGGGGGGGTTTCTGCTTCTACTTGAGGTAGCTTTCCCGACCCCAGAGCCCTGGGTGTTGAATCCCGAGAATCTTGCCCAAATGCATCGGTCAAAGGTGTTGACTTGCTAAGTGTCGACCGAGCAAGATCGCTCGAGCTAGGTACCACGATATCCGCCATAGATTCTGGTCGGATCCGCTCATCAACTGAACCCCTAGTGCTGTGTCGGTTTCGACTTTCGTTTCGTCTCTGTAGGATCGTCTTGTCGTGGCGTACTGCTTTTTGCCGGTTCAAACTAATGAGACTAGACGAGGACGCCACAGATTCTAGCTGCGGATTGGAGTTCACCGATGTGTTCACAGTCAATGCGGGTGAGCGTCCACGGCCTGGCGCATTTGGCTGGTCGCTGTCAACCCAATCTGCTGGTGTCGGGGGGACAGGACCGAGGTTCGTCACGCCGGCTGGGGGTCGGCGCCTTGTCGGAGGAGATATGATGGGGACAACATTTCTATCCATACTCTGAACACTTTGCGACCTCCCAGATGCCGGAGGAGGTCCAGGAGGTGGTGGCGGGAGAGGCATGCCTGGTTCCCATCTTGTCTGGGAGGCCGAACGTGAACGAGCCGACGTCGGCGTCTCAATAGCACCGGCTGAAACAGCCCTTCGAGCTGCCGGTGGGCCGTGGGGAAAGCCAGCCGCTGCCTCGGGATTTTGCTGATTAAAGGAAGGTTGTATTATCATGCTCTGTCGGTGATTATGAGCCATATGTGTTTGAGGAGGACTAGATGCTTGCTCGACATCTCTTCGCCGTGCCAATGTGGGTATACCGAAACGGCGTTCGCGCGAGTTGCCACGGCCacctggaggaggaggaaacgATGGGTTGGCTAGTTGTGGTTCGGGAGAAGGTCGATGCATTGCGGTGTTGatcctcggcggcggtgtCGAAGCAGGGGTGGAATCATATACACTCATCGGACGCTGCTGCTGACTCCTGGGGGGGCTATATGGTGGGGGAGGAAGTGGTCCAACTGTATGGTGTTAGACAAGACGGACAGTAGAGCAGCAGACTTGCCTTGGGCTTCGCCTGCAAATTGAACTGGACGCTCGGCGACGGCAGCTTGTGAAGGACCCCATTCCTGAGGGTTGTAAGGCTGAATGGTGCTACTGCCGGGCGTCTGGGCAGACTGAAGGTGACTGGAGCTCATGGACACTGCGGATATGGGCGAATGCAGGGAGCTGTTGAAGACACCGAGcgtggtggtcaagggatGAAGGCCGTGACGGAGTCGCGCCGGATCGGGAGAAGTCATGATGAAGGCTGGGAGAGCAGGCGACTATGGTTTTACTCGACTGTCGACAGTCCAGATCCCTGGCGGCGACTGTGACAACTGCGTATCAGCGCAGTGCTTTTGCTAGCTGGCTGGCTTGCGTGGGGTGCTGGATCCGCGGGGTGGCGGTTGGTGAGCCCGGGCGCGTGCAAGTGAGTCGATGCTCAGGTGAGAGAAGCGACAAAGTCGGCAGTCGAGAGATCGATtcagaggccaagacaggGAATAGGTTGTGGTTTGACTTGATCGACCTGCAGAGCTGGACCAACGGCTGTGTGGTTTGGGGTCAATTCAACAGATCTTTCACCAATCCATCTACCGGGCCGTGGTGAGGACGATGGCGCGTCCTCTGCTGCATTCGACAACTGAGACCAAGGTGTGATTGAAAGAGATGGATGTaagaagagagaggttgGGAACTTTTTGGGAGGAGGGGCTCTGCGATGGATGGCTGCTACTGTAACTGACCCCTGCGCTGCGGCAAGCAAGGCCTGAGGTGCCTGCCTGCGGGATAAGTGTGTGTGGACGTTCGATGGCAACACCTCCCTTTGGCGTTAGAGGAGCCAAGACTTGCAAGGGAAATGCATAAGTGCTTCGTAGTTTGGTTATTGCCGAATCCCTCGTGCTGGGGTCTGTTGACTTGCTGAACGGGACCGAAACGGAGAGCTGGGGTGGGATGTCACCGAGCGGGACAAAGAGAGTCCAACCGAGGATTGATGACTGATGGAGGATCAAGTGGACAAGATCTACAGGAGACTGGCCCTTTGAGTCAAGCATCGAGGTTGGATACGAGCTAGATAACTACGCAGGGCAGCGGTGTTGTAAGTGCGGACAATCTCACTGCATCCTGACCGTTGCGCATGAAATTGCCCCGACACTATCATCCCTACAACATGGTATACCCGGAATGTCTGCTACAGCCAAGGACGGCTTCATTCCTGTAACTAACTCTCAGCCTACAAGGACTCTTCTTGAGCATGCCACGTACAGTACAATTCACGGCACCGAGAGAGAATCAGTCTGTCCAGAATCTCACCCCGCTGAAGACAGGACCCAGGATCGATTGGGCAGACGCAGGTCCACGGCTGTTCTATTCATAGACTTTCCCCAGGGCCTCGATTGGTCGGACCGGTTGACTATGCGGGCGAGTGTGGGTGTGGGCGCTTAATGGCGTCCCTCTCTGCCTGTCACATCTTTGATCCAGACCGACCCATGACCAGGACGAAGCGGTTCGCCCTTGGTGCCCCGATTtgcatggacatggacatggacatgcaGGGCTTGACTTGATGGGCTGATGTCTAGTGTATCCCGAGTCCGGCGTCTGCTCTGTTGAGGTGATATCCATTACCTCGGAGCCAAGACGAGCTGTGGGTGTGGAAAGACGGTCAACAGCCTCAATTCCGATCCTCAGCTCCAGGGTGGTTGATGACCTTCAGTccaactccatcatggcgtccATGACTCGCCATGACATGCAACGGCTGGCGAGCTGGTGATGTATCCCGCAGCAAGCCCTGAGCGGTTCGAAACGGTCAAAGCGGCAGATCGACGGCTCGTGCATTGTTATTGTCTTGAATGAAGCAGCTGACCGCTGTGTTTCCGATTCTCCGCGTGCTCTGAGGTGTTGAGTACCAAGGCCACCAGATAGGTCGATAGCTACCTAGCATGACTTGACAAGGTCTTCACACCTCCTGGCCACCATATCTGGCCTCTCTAGCATGGACATGATGAACCATGCATCATGACTTCAAGATCAAAGTAGAAAAGACTGTCTCGTCAGGCGCTTGTCGCGTCTCCTTTAGATGCACATGTGGCCAACCAACTGCGCGTCCGCGGCACGTAGCCCTGACATGAAAAGCGGCAGACAGATTGTTAAGATCCATCCTTCATTTCCCACATacatctgcatcatctcgGCAACTGACTCCATCACGGCATGCTTGCTGTATTTGAAGCAGCAGCTGCATCTTCTCGAAGCAATTTCCTTGACTCGAGAACCATCTGACAACCCGCAATGGGCATCAATGAGGCTGGAGTAATAAGGTCTTGGCAATTGGCAACTTCCCGGAGCTACCATCACCACTGTCGACTCAATTTTTCATCACTCTCCTCTCCGGTCGTGCCGATTCAAGATGGAAAAGTCGAATTGCCCTGTCGAGGCTGAACGAGGCTGGTTCGCGGAAATGAGCCCCACTCAAGCTAAGGTGGGGGCACAAGGCTCAAGCAAAATTCTAGAGGGTTCTCCGCCAACTCTTTCTTAACCATCAACTCTTCACCTCGactttttctccttcttcttcttcttcctccttcatcaccacACGAATCATCTTCTACCAAATTGTAAGTATAGTAGacgtttcttttttctttgctTCGCATCTCATGATGAGATACCAGCTGGCACCAGTCATAGAGCGACTTGTACTCCCTTTCATTGATGACCAACATGCTGTGGTCCAAGACCATTTCTGATCTTTGCGATTCTCCTCTCTTGCTTGTTCGATCTCAGTCTGTTCCAAGCTAACCGGCAAGATTCTATAGTAACGCGCTCGACGACTTCACAATGGTTCTGCACAACCCCAACAACTGGCATTGGGTCAACAAGGACGTGTCGGCGTGGGCCAAGGACTGGTTTAACGAGAACCTGtccaaggtcgaggccgaggatggcgacgtcaaggccaaggtggaCAAGGTGCAGAGCATGGACGGAGACGTCGATGTCAGCCAACGCAAGGGCAAGGTGATTACCATCTTTGACGTCAAGCTGGTGCTGCAATATTCTGGTAAGGCACGTGCATGTTGGTGATCTGCAAGTTACTGACCATCAGGCTCTGCTCCCGGTGAGGACGATGTCTCTGGCACCATCACTGTGCCCGAGGTCGCCCATGACACGGAAGAAGACGAGTACGTGGTACGTAACCTCCCCTGCTCCTACGTCTTCCGTGGTCCGTAGAATAAAGCCGCTAAGCCCCTCGTAGTTTGACGTAGACATCTTTGCCGActccaaggagaagcagccCGTGAAGGACCTCGTCCGCTCCAAGATTGTGCCCCAGCTGCGACAGGAGTTCCAGAAGCTTGCCGGcgccctcatcgccgagcATGGCAAGGATATCCAGCACGCCCCGGGCTCCAACCCCTCGAGCGGTTTCTCGACCCCCAAAGTCCACCCCCAgaccacctccacctccaagCCCGCTGCGGCCCCCGAGGCTGTAAAGACCAGTGGCACCGTGAACACGACGACCGTGACCGATAACGAAGAGTTCCGCACCACGGCTGAGGAGCTGTACCAGACCTTTGTCGACCCTCAACGAATTGCTGCCTTTACCCGATCTCCTCCCAAGGTCTTCGAGGGTGCCAAGCTCGGCGGAAAGTTTGAGCTGTTTGACGGCAACGTGTCTGGCGAATATCTCGAACTCGAGTCCCCCAAGAAGATCACACAGAGCTGGCGTCTCAACCAGTGGCCCGCCGGTCACCACTCGAAGCTGCACATCGAGTTTGACCAGAACGACGTCGACCACGTTACCGTCATGCGTGTTACCTGGGAGGGAGTGCCCATCGGCCAGGAGGACGTGACCAAGCGCAACTGGCTCGAGTACTATGTCAAGAGCATTAAGCAGACTTTTGGGTAAGTCCCTGATCCGACGCAGCCTTGCCATATAAGCTAACCTTCCAGATTCGGCACCATTTTGTAAATAACGGGAATGGAGTGTGGAGTCCGGTCATGGGCGGTAGATTGAATGCGCTCTCTAGATGAGGGTAGTGACGGGGGTAAATAGTCGCTACCGTGGCGGCGGAGGGCAAACGTCGTCTTGGGTGGTCTACGCAAGAGACCTAGAAGCGTGTGGTTACGATATCATGAGCGACGTGAATGAATTAATGCATATCTACCAATGCCGTCGATGGATTTCACTGTCCCTGTGATAGTTTTATGTTCTGTCCTAGGTGTCTGGGCGCCTCATCAGCTAGCCAGTACGTTGAGTTGCAGTATGGCATCCGTTTCTGCCTGCTCGCCTTTTGTTGATAACCTGAGTCTCCCGATACCAGGGTCAGCAACCTGGTGCCCCGTGGCTAAGCCCGCTGACTTGTCTGATAGATTCATTGCATTGGTCTGAGCAAGGTATACATGCTGTCCCATCCAGGATGTAAGAGTAGGCGGCCCGAGCCATATGCGGAATGCTCCAGTCAGGACAGCAAATAGGCCGAGTATGATAAAGATGGCCGCAGCAAAGACGTAGCATCCCGTGTTCTTCTCTGCACGCCATCCGACGTAGAATGGATACTGGGCATGCGGATACTCTTTAGCCATCTCTGTTGTGTCCTCTGACCCAAACGGTTCCTCGCCCTTGTTGATATGCCAATGCCGTGGCCGCAAGGACTGATACGACGACATGACGCCTCGCACGATACCACTGACGCTTTTGACTAGTGATGTATCCGGGCTATTCACCAGGGCCTCTATCCAGGCGCTGTAGTATGGCAGAATACCCTCTGCGTCGAGTGACTTTTCAAGATCCTCCTTGCTGACGGAACTCGTTTTCGAGAGCGTGTCCACAATGCTATCGTTGCTCGCAGACAAGACGCGGAAATTGGGGCTGTCCACGCTCGTGAGACGAGAACAGTCTGTACCCCTGACATATCTGTCGACCTGGGCCACGGCGTAGTGCATCTTGTACGTTACACGCTGCACCACGGGTTCACGGAAAGTGTCGGAGGAATGGTTTCGTCGCGCCCACTGGACCTGAAGATTCCCCGGCTCGACAACTTTGTATTCCAGAATAGCCCTTTGCGGCGGATCAAACAAGTCCTCTGTCGATGTCTCGATTCGTTGCCAGCCGTTGGTGTCTTGCGTGATGAAAAAgtcaccctcttcctccgtcATTTTGGCCACCATGACCATCTCGCGTGTCAAGAGATATCCACTGTCATCGGGGTAAAAGATGTAACCGGATTTCGAGCTGGAACAAGCCGCCCGTccagtcatgatgatgctTTGAGGTGGTTTCAAATAGGTCTCATATTGATGTAGAAACGCTCGATTGATCCCTGCGCCTCGCGGAAAGTCGCTGATCCAGGGATTGAGGTCGTTGTCCAATGTTTCGTCAGCATTACCACCCTCCATAGATAGACGAGGCTTTTTGAACCTGACGGCTTCCTTGTCAAGGCTCTCGTACATGAAGACGTCGGGGCTGACAATGACGAATTTGTAGGCGATGGAAGCAAAGATTCCCATGATCATGAGAAGATATCGCAGCGTGAGCAAGTATGGGAATCCTCTGAGGCCGTATCGGACAGGTGCTCGTGGCTGCGAATTGAGATATCGGGCATAGTCGAGTCCGGTGCCCTGTTGAGACTGTCGACTGCACCATGAGTCAAAGAAATGGATATACGTCTCGCTGAATCCAAAAGAGAGCAATCCAAAGGCGACACCAATGATGGCGATCCAGACTTGCATGCTCAGGTCGTAGCCGATGCTGAAGCGAACCTGACCCGCAGGTCGTGAGTATCCGATTTCTCCATCCTTTTTAATATCGGCAACGGCATTAATTCCGACGAGGATCAAGACGATGCCACCGATGAAGAGGGCGGACAGAGAAAGAATGCCGACAGTCTGGAGC
This window encodes:
- a CDS encoding Aha1-N domain-containing protein, whose product is MVLHNPNNWHWVNKDVSAWAKDWFNENLSKVEAEDGDVKAKVDKVQSMDGDVDVSQRKGKVITIFDVKLVLQYSGSAPGEDDVSGTITVPEVAHDTEEDEYVFDVDIFADSKEKQPVKDLVRSKIVPQLRQEFQKLAGALIAEHGKDIQHAPGSNPSSGFSTPKVHPQTTSTSKPAAAPEAVKTSGTVNTTTVTDNEEFRTTAEELYQTFVDPQRIAAFTRSPPKVFEGAKLGGKFELFDGNVSGEYLELESPKKITQSWRLNQWPAGHHSKLHIEFDQNDVDHVTVMRVTWEGVPIGQEDVTKRNWLEYYVKSIKQTFGFGTIL